TTTCCATAACCTGATGTTGACTACAGTAACCCCTGTTTCTTTGCAGGATTTCTTGAACATGTATTTTCAAAAGCAGTACAAACCCATCCGTTTGGCGTACAATCTGGTGCTTGCAATGCTATGGCGTCATCCAGAGAACGTAGAGCTGGATTCTGTCAAAGTTGTTCACTATTGTGTAGTTGTAAGCCTTTGTTCATGCCATAGGGGTTTTTTAAAATTTTCCTCtgtataattaatttaaattgaaaattggtgGATGTGTACAGGGTTCAAAACCGTGGAGGTTCACTGGTGAGGAGGAAAACGTGGAGAGGGAAGATATAAAGAGAAGGCAACCAACGCATTGCCTGCTCCACCCACAGCTTGACCAGAGTCTAGACAAGTAGATTTatagaatatatataatataaggtATTTTATTGTATGCTCAAAATTGTGCATAGCTCTGGTAAGGCCGTGGAGCTTTTGTTGCCCTgatgaaattcttttttttttaattttcaaccaAAACAAATTTGATTTGTGTATAGATTGATTTGTAAAAGGGGGTATTATTGCTTCTTAATTTTGTATTGGATCTGATGGCATAccattataataataattttttattatatttgtttaattaatattttGTTTAAATTATTATGAATTATTGAATGGAGAAAtatctttaaaaatatttataattaatttttaaatttttttaattatataattttacttataattttaaaaataatcttttattttacttatttaagattgatttatcatttttaaaaataaatttatatgataaaaactAAATACAAATTATGATGTATTAAAATACTTTAACTTAGTGAACATATCTCACTAAGTAATAGTTCATATGAATCCATCTCTCATAATCCATAAAATTTCATAAATTAATACTCTTAAAAATGTCTTTTACTTATCCAATTACAATTTaacaaaaatctaacaaaaatatctaaaatcattttaatagtaaactaaaaaataaaattgaatcacTCTGTAAataattcaatgattaagattaataATCTAGATATTATTAATCACAACCAAATGAACTCTGATATCACTCTATAAATAATTCAATGCTTTGGATTTATGTCTCCTTTACCCCAAGATTTTTTATGTTGTTTAGAATTGCTTATTCATTGTCTAATTCTATTTAGAACAAATGCAGTTTCTGGATTCAACCATGTTCAatattttgcatcaatgttttggatcacactttgtgatcctcTAGCtctcttcatcttgatgatggatcatagagtgtgattcgaaacattgatacaaaaataTTGCACACGGTTAAATCCAATAAACTGCACATTCATGCTATAAAATGGATTGTAATAATCTCTTTAACATTAATTCTATTTAACTTTCTTGCTTTGTTAAAAAAACCAATAAATAATATCAAACTAAATTTGCCATCACGAAAACAAAGCAGTTTATGCAGACACCAAAAGAGACGCTAACATGACAATTTTCTTCATTTCCTgattaatttaaaaattacaatacaattttgttttgattttaaaattaatcattaaataaGAAAAACTATCTTGTCAGGGTCCTTTTTGATGCCCACATGGACAATTCCCACGAAAAATGACCAATCACCTATACATTAAAAGTGGAAGTGGAAACAACATATAGGTACTTTCTAGTGAACCTAGATTTTATAATGCCGAAGTTGTCTCCTATATCAAATGGGCTGCCTCATTTTTCAACATCTAGGGTTGGTATCATCTCTAAGCCCGTGCAAGATGATTGAAAGTATTAGAGCCCTCCATTTTACCATCAACATATTTGGATTGCTAGCTGCCTGTTAAAATTTGTGTAAACCTTATTGGCTGGTTGCTTCAGTAAATAGTATCCCATGCCATACTTGTCAGTGGTTATTATGATGAGTTGACTGACTTTAAAATGCTCTGCACATTCATATGCTTCTAAGGCACCATTATTGATGATGCTATAAGCGACTCTATTTTCAGTGCAGTAAATTTGTTTAGTGCATCAACGATTCAGAGCTATTCTAAGTTTCCTAGAATAAATCTACGACATTAAGCACACCAACTTTCTTAACCTCAGTCAACTCCTTTTTTAAGGCAATTAGATGACCTAATTGCACAAAGGAGAAATTTATTTTAGCCTACAACATGCAACTTCTCAAAATTGTAAGGTGCAGATTCACTCTAGAGAGCTTGGAATGCATGTACACTGTACGATACAATATTTAGACATGATTAAAAAATGAAATTAGAGCAATTAGAACTCTCAGATTTTTTGCACAAAAGGTCCACATGGCAAAGCTACGCGTCATTACTTGTGtacttgtttatttttttattggcGCAGACTATGCAATAACAAAATCTTTTATGACGCATAAATCTAAAAGTTCTCGGAATAGAAAGGTGATCTGTTGGTTGCCATGAAAGATCAACTGTGAATATGTACCAAAGTCTTACAAATTATATCATTCTTGTCGAATTTCATTTGTGTTGAAAAAAATATAGTTGTGAAGTAATAAAATTTTAGAGTTTTTAGTAATATACTTTTGGTGATTTTATAGATGGattaaaatgttataataaaatagaattaatgtaaataataataaaattgagtagataaatattagaaaattaaatgagaaaatatttGGATATACATTTATAgaagttaaatttatttttaaaatagtataatgattatatttattattatatctactatattatattttctattacaaattatacCATATAAATATAATACAA
The nucleotide sequence above comes from Cryptomeria japonica chromosome 11, Sugi_1.0, whole genome shotgun sequence. Encoded proteins:
- the LOC131041700 gene encoding galactinol synthase 1-like, with the protein product MVIFHNLMLTTVTPVSLQDFLNMYFQKQYKPIRLAYNLVLAMLWRHPENVELDSVKVVHYCVVGSKPWRFTGEEENVEREDIKRRQPTHCLLHPQLDQSLDK